A genomic segment from Streptomyces sp. TLI_235 encodes:
- a CDS encoding UPF0271 protein, whose protein sequence is MADAVIDLNADLGEGFGRWTLTDDEALLSVVTSANVACGFHAGDPSTMRRVCALAAERGVRIGAQVSYRDLAGFGRRAMDVPPDELADEIAYQIGALQVFARAAGSRVSYVKPHGALYNRVVADDEQAEAVVSGVLRAGAVCDGPLPVLGLPGSKLLAVAEGVGLPVVAEAFADRAYTRAGTLVPRREPGAVVHDPETVITRAVRLARDGAVSTAGGETVAVSARSLCVHGDTPGAAQLAWRVRGALASAGVRVEAFT, encoded by the coding sequence GTGGCGGACGCGGTGATCGATCTCAATGCGGACCTCGGCGAGGGTTTCGGGCGGTGGACCCTGACCGACGACGAGGCCCTGCTGTCCGTCGTCACCAGCGCCAACGTCGCCTGCGGCTTCCACGCGGGCGACCCCTCGACGATGCGGCGGGTCTGCGCGCTCGCCGCGGAACGCGGAGTCCGGATCGGCGCCCAGGTCTCGTACCGGGACCTCGCCGGGTTCGGGCGACGCGCGATGGACGTGCCGCCGGACGAGCTCGCCGACGAAATCGCCTACCAGATCGGCGCCTTGCAGGTCTTCGCCCGGGCGGCCGGCTCCCGGGTGTCGTACGTAAAGCCGCACGGGGCGCTGTACAACCGGGTGGTGGCCGACGACGAGCAGGCGGAGGCGGTGGTCTCCGGGGTGCTGCGGGCGGGCGCCGTGTGCGACGGCCCGCTGCCGGTGCTGGGCCTGCCGGGTTCCAAACTCCTCGCCGTGGCCGAGGGGGTGGGGCTGCCGGTGGTCGCGGAGGCCTTCGCCGACCGGGCCTACACCCGGGCCGGGACACTGGTGCCGCGGCGCGAGCCGGGCGCCGTGGTGCACGACCCGGAGACGGTGATCACCCGCGCCGTACGGCTGGCCCGGGACGGCGCGGTGAGCACGGCCGGCGGCGAGACGGTGGCCGTCAGCGCCCGCTCGCTCTGTGTCCACGGGGACACCCCCGGCGCCGCCCAGCTCGCCTGGCGGGTGCGCGGCGCACTGGCCTCGGCCGGTGTACGGGTGGAGGCGTTCACCTGA
- a CDS encoding NAD(P)-dependent dehydrogenase (short-subunit alcohol dehydrogenase family) has translation MSGRLAGKAAVVTGAARGIGRATAELFADEGARLVLTDIDGPAVEGLCTELSADGAEAVPVTGDVAVPSDARAMIDAAVRSYGRIDVLVANAGVIPLHTVAEATPEDWDAVMAVDGRGMFLTCKYAIEQMVAAGGGSIVCLSSISGVAGQAGQAVYGPAKFVATGLTKHLAVECAPQGIRVNAVAPGTIRTDRVKQLPDEPGGPEYLEAIVQQHPLGRLGEPEEVARAILFLASDEASFVTGAVLPVDGGYLAR, from the coding sequence ATGAGCGGACGGCTGGCGGGCAAGGCGGCGGTGGTGACGGGCGCGGCCCGCGGGATCGGCCGCGCCACCGCGGAGCTCTTCGCCGACGAGGGCGCCCGGCTGGTCCTGACCGACATCGACGGCCCCGCGGTCGAGGGGCTCTGCACCGAACTCTCCGCCGACGGCGCCGAGGCCGTGCCGGTGACCGGCGACGTCGCCGTGCCCTCCGACGCCCGGGCGATGATCGACGCCGCGGTGCGCTCCTACGGCCGGATCGACGTCCTCGTCGCCAACGCCGGGGTGATCCCGCTGCACACCGTCGCCGAGGCCACCCCCGAGGACTGGGACGCCGTCATGGCGGTCGACGGCCGGGGCATGTTCCTCACCTGCAAGTACGCGATCGAGCAGATGGTCGCGGCCGGCGGCGGCTCGATCGTCTGCCTCTCCTCGATCTCCGGCGTCGCCGGGCAGGCGGGCCAAGCCGTCTACGGCCCGGCCAAGTTCGTCGCCACCGGGCTGACCAAGCACCTGGCCGTCGAGTGCGCCCCGCAGGGCATCCGGGTCAACGCCGTGGCCCCCGGCACCATCCGCACCGACCGCGTCAAGCAGCTCCCGGACGAGCCCGGCGGCCCCGAGTACCTGGAGGCCATCGTCCAGCAGCACCCGCTCGGCCGCCTCGGCGAACCCGAGGAGGTCGCCCGCGCGATCCTCTTCCTCGCCTCCGACGAGGCCTCCTTCGTGACCGGCGCGGTGCTGCCGGTGGACGGCGGCTACCTCGCCCGGTGA
- a CDS encoding KipI family sensor histidine kinase inhibitor translates to MEGRQNDGALTVRPVGEDALLVTAGSAERVASLYAELLARRAELPAVTEIVPAACTVLLDGVADRAALARELAGWAPPERPPAEGPLVSVPTVYDGADLAEVADLWEVSPEAAMRIHTEPEYRVAFCGFAPGFGYLTGLPERYHVPRRATPRSSVPTGSVALAGPYTGVYPRSSPGGWQLLGHTALRLWDTGREPAALLAPGTRVRFEAVARG, encoded by the coding sequence ATGGAGGGTCGGCAGAACGACGGCGCCCTGACCGTCCGCCCGGTCGGCGAGGACGCGCTGCTCGTCACGGCCGGCTCGGCCGAACGCGTCGCCTCGCTGTACGCCGAACTGCTGGCCCGCCGCGCGGAACTGCCCGCGGTGACCGAGATCGTGCCCGCCGCGTGCACCGTGCTGCTGGACGGCGTAGCCGACCGCGCCGCCCTCGCCCGGGAGCTGGCCGGCTGGGCGCCGCCCGAACGGCCGCCCGCCGAGGGACCGCTGGTGTCCGTACCGACGGTGTACGACGGCGCCGACCTGGCCGAGGTGGCGGACCTCTGGGAGGTCTCCCCGGAGGCCGCGATGCGCATCCACACCGAGCCCGAGTACCGGGTCGCGTTCTGCGGCTTCGCCCCCGGGTTCGGCTACCTCACCGGCCTGCCCGAGCGGTACCACGTGCCGCGCCGGGCCACCCCGCGCAGCTCCGTCCCGACCGGGTCGGTGGCGCTGGCCGGCCCGTACACCGGGGTCTATCCCCGCTCCTCCCCCGGCGGTTGGCAGTTGCTCGGGCACACCGCGCTGCGGCTGTGGGACACCGGGCGCGAACCCGCCGCCCTGCTGGCGCCGGGCACCCGGGTCCGGTTCGAGGCGGTGGCCCGTGGCTGA
- a CDS encoding PAS domain-containing protein yields the protein MSLTAGHAPAVSRPGDVAAAEWDLLTDGVHWSDGAYRLLGRDHRLGPLTLDALPALLHSEDRPQLCRLVTRILVHGQAGSAVVRIRRPDGRTTALCCTGAPLLGGDGRATALRMLLRPV from the coding sequence ATGAGCCTGACCGCCGGCCACGCACCCGCCGTGAGCCGTCCGGGAGACGTCGCCGCCGCCGAGTGGGACCTGCTCACCGACGGCGTGCACTGGTCGGACGGCGCCTACCGCCTGCTCGGCCGGGACCACCGGCTGGGCCCCCTCACCCTGGACGCCCTGCCCGCCCTGCTGCACTCCGAGGACCGCCCGCAGCTCTGCCGGCTGGTCACCCGCATCCTGGTGCACGGGCAGGCCGGATCCGCCGTCGTCCGAATACGCCGGCCCGACGGCCGCACCACCGCACTCTGCTGCACCGGGGCACCGCTGCTCGGCGGGGACGGCCGCGCCACCGCCCTCCGCATGCTGCTCCGCCCGGTCTGA
- a CDS encoding undecaprenyl-diphosphatase, whose protein sequence is MIDWFHAAVLGLVQGLTEFLPVSSSAHLRVFSALAGWDDPGAAFTAVTQLGTESAVLIYFRKDIAAIVGAWAASLFRPARRSDPNARLGWFVIVGTLPIGIFGAAFQDTIETSLRDLRVIGTTLIVFGLVLAVADRSRAVRNARPISDLTLPHAAAYGLAQSLALIPGVSRSGGTISAGLLMGYSREAAARYSFLLAIPAVLASGTLELFKIGEGPAPAWGPTLLATAIAFAVGYAAIAWFLKYISHNSFMPFVVYRVALGVVIIGLVTAGVLAPDAGIGG, encoded by the coding sequence GTGATCGACTGGTTCCACGCGGCCGTGCTCGGCCTCGTCCAGGGGCTCACCGAGTTCCTGCCCGTCTCCTCCAGCGCGCACCTGCGGGTGTTCTCGGCGCTGGCGGGCTGGGACGACCCCGGGGCGGCGTTCACCGCGGTGACCCAGCTGGGCACCGAGTCGGCGGTGCTGATCTACTTCCGCAAGGACATCGCCGCCATCGTCGGCGCCTGGGCGGCCTCGCTGTTCAGGCCCGCGCGCCGCAGCGACCCGAACGCCCGGCTGGGCTGGTTCGTCATCGTCGGCACCCTGCCGATCGGGATCTTCGGCGCGGCCTTCCAGGACACCATCGAGACCTCGCTGCGCGACCTGCGGGTCATCGGCACGACGCTGATCGTGTTCGGCCTGGTCCTGGCGGTGGCGGACCGCTCTCGGGCGGTCCGGAACGCCCGCCCGATCAGCGATCTGACGCTCCCCCACGCGGCGGCGTACGGCCTGGCGCAGTCGCTGGCGCTGATTCCGGGCGTGTCCCGCTCGGGCGGCACGATCAGTGCGGGCCTGCTGATGGGCTACAGCCGGGAGGCGGCGGCCCGCTACTCGTTCCTGCTGGCGATCCCGGCGGTGCTGGCCTCCGGCACGCTGGAGCTGTTCAAGATCGGTGAGGGTCCGGCGCCCGCCTGGGGGCCGACGCTGTTGGCCACCGCGATCGCCTTCGCGGTGGGCTACGCGGCGATCGCCTGGTTCCTGAAGTACATCTCGCACAACAGCTTCATGCCGTTCGTGGTGTACCGGGTGGCGCTCGGCGTGGTGATCATCGGACTGGTCACCGCGGGCGTGCTCGCCCCGGACGCCGGCATCGGCGGGTAG